A window of Theropithecus gelada isolate Dixy chromosome 8, Tgel_1.0, whole genome shotgun sequence genomic DNA:
ATGGTCAAACAAGATAACCTTTGAAATTCTGTTTAATTCTGAATATTGGTTTTGTTGAAATAGAGGCCCCAGCATAAAAGATGGTAAAGGCAGGTTCTCTCAGTGGGTGAGGGATGCAGTGAGCCTCATGTTTTTCCTGGGACATATGGTGGCCATCCTAGTAGTGGGATGACAGCAAAGACGGAGCCAGAACAGACCTTAGCTCTGTTCCACATGTGTCTCCTTAACCTCTTACAACGgattttacacatatatttatctatttatatttttcaatgtttaaaaataaaagttctaaatCTTTGCAAAAGTACAAAGGATAATAATACACTGAAGCTCCCTCATCCATCACCCAAATGAATTATCAGTATTgccaatcttttatttatttatttatttatttagagacagagtctcactctgtcgcccaggctggagtgcagtggcgtgatctcggctcactgcaacctccacctcctgggttcaagcgattctcctgcttctgcttcccgagtagctgggattacaggcatgcaccaccatacccagctgatttttatattttcagtagagacaggttttcaccatgttggccgggctggtctcaaactcctgacctcaggtggtctgcccaccttggcctcccaaagtgctgggaatacaggtgtgagccaccgtgcccggcctattttgccAATCTTGTTTCAGGTGTCTCACTCCATGTTTTTCCTGTAATATTCCAAATCAAATATCAGGTAAAGATACATGCCATTAACAgacttaacaatattaattctaaatCCTTTATATCATCTAAATACCTATGTGAACATTTCCTTGATAGTCTCGACAACGTCCTTTAAAGTCAGTTTTTGAATCTACATCCTGACAGTTCACACACTGTATTTGATTGATCCTTTAAGATCTAGGAGTCCTGTGGTGTGCaggataatggcccccaaagatgccCATGTCCTAATCCATGTCACCTGTGATATGTTACGTTATCTGGCAAGGGGACTTTGCAGATAGCATCAGGTTAAGGACCTGGAGATGGgacaagtagccaggattacccaggtgggcccaatctaatcacacAAGTGCTTAAAATTAAAGAACCTTTCCCAGCTGAAGGCAGAGATAGAGACATGATGATCGGAGAAGGGTGTGAGGGATGGGTCATTACTGGCGCTGAACacggaggaaggggccatgaaccCAGGAATGCGGTGGccactagaagctggaaaggcaaGGAGATGgcttctcccctagagcctccagaaaggaactcAGCCCTGGGGACACCTCAATAGCTCCAGTGAGCCCATGGGAGACTTCTGACCTCCACAACTGCAAGATCACACATTGGTGTTAGTTTAAACCACCACATTTGTGGCAATTTGTCACCACAGCCATGGAAAAATGAATATACATCTTTTAAAGGGGGACTGAAAGTCACACTGAGGTGTAAGGTTGGTGTTGGGCCCAGGGAAAGGTGAGGGTCTGGCTGAGATgcctggggaggggaggctgggccTGAGAAGAGAGGCCTAGGTGCCAGGGGGCCCTTAGTTGCCTCTGGCCACTCCCGACAGGCCAGTCAGGCAAGAAGAGAAGAGCCTGCCCTCCTGCTGCAGCGGCCTCTTCACAGCAGGATCGGGCCGCCTCCCACCTACACCCTTCAGCAGCCTCCCCTGCCCTTGGAAGGCGATCACACCTCTTCCGAGGGCCCCCGCACCATGACCCCTTCACTCCTCTGCTCTGTGCTGGGCTCTTCTGTCCCTCTGCTGGGACaagctccttcctgcctcagggaTTCCCGCTGGCTGGTCCCTCCGGCCATCCCTTCTCCACCGGCTGCTCATCAGCTCCAGGTCTCAGCTCCAGGGAGGCCTCCCCTGACCGCTCTGTCTGGAGTGTGCCCCCCAACAAATCACAGGACTGTGCTTATTTCCCTCATGGCACTGGTCTCAGTCTGTCATTATTTCCTTGAAGGACGGGCCTGGCCTGTCTGACTCACCACTGGGGTATGGACACgcattcaacaaatactcatGGAGAACCAGGCACCACGCCGGGCGCTAACAGACAGTCACCACCTTTCCATGGCATGCGTCCCAGCAGGGAGACAGGCAGGACAGCAATGGCAGTGGAACCAGATGACTGTGAGGAAAGGACATACAGCAATGACACCAAGAGGTGGTGCTCAAGTCGCCCTGGAGGAAATGGAGGTGTCCCAGAGAGGCAGCATTTGGGGTGAGCCACAGGGAGCTGGGGCACGAAGCCACTCAGATTGGCTGCAGCCACCAGGCCGAGTGGGAATCGAGGGCGCAGTGAGTGTCCCCGGCAGTTTCAAAGCCGTGGTGTAGTAAAGGGCAGTGCCTTATTCTGGGGAAGGCTGGGCCAAACCCAAGGAGTGGAAGCTGCAGGCAAACGGATTCGGGCTCAGAACAGGAAGGAACCTTGTGTCCAGCGAGGGCAGCTAGTTGTTAAGACTGGGTGACGCCCACTGCCTTGGGCCAAATGTCAGATGGGAGGCAGGTAGCTGTGTAGGCCTCTCATTTTTCAGGCTCCCTGATACTCAGAGGTAGTCCCGCTCAGGGAGACAAAGCCACACAGGTCAACAGCACCAGCAAACTTGCAACGTGAGAAGGGCTATCGGAGAGAGGGCGTTTAGAACTACCTAATGTGCGGGGAGCTTGGTTTGCTGGTAAAAGCTGTCTTCCCTCCCACTGTAAGGAGACACATTTGGACCTGAGCTTCACCACTGGTCATGTGAGAAAGCCTCTATACCTGGTTCCTCAACGTCTCCGTTTAGAAGATTGCATCAGCAAAACCATCCTACCATGGGGATTAACTGATGGATGTGTCTGGACTTCCTGGGGGGTTCTCCATGGACAGTATtgtgctggtaaatatttaacaactgacTCTTGGTGGGGGGAAAATCCCTAAGTGTAGCATCTGTTGACACCTCCACCCTGGCTGATACGCAGCTGGGAAGACGTGTGCACAGCTGGCACCGTGAGCTGGCAGGAGCTGCTCCAGCACCCCCATTGCATGCAAAAGTCAAGCACCATCTCCAGCTCCCTGAATCTTGTATGGAGGCAGGACAGCAAGCTGGTTAAGAGGCTGAGATTTgatcgggcgtggtggctccgcctgtaatcccaacactttgcgaggctgaggcgggcagatcacttgaggtgaggagttcgagaccagcctggccaacatggtgaaaccctggctctactgaaaaatacaaagattaacctcacatggtggtgaatgcctgtaatcccagctactcaagagcttaaggcaggagaattgcttgaacccgggaggtggaggctgcagtgacaggGGTGGGAAAGAGGCTGAGATTGGCAGCTGAACAAACTTGGGCTGAATGAGCAGCTCCAACTTTTACCAGTCATATGACCTTGAGCTAGTACAAATCTCAGTTAGTAAATAGGAAAGCATCTTCTGCTGATGAAGCCTTCATTCTAAGGACTTGCCATCTCCtaactcacttaatcttcacagtaaCCACAAGTTGGTTTGACTCTCATTCGCAGTTAAAGACGAGGAGACGGAGACGTAGAGGAAGTCATTTGTACAAGGCCACATGACTTGCTCCTGATAGATCTGGATTGTGGACTCAGGCAGCCTGGTTCTGGAGCTGAATTCTGAACTACCTATATCATCCCACCTCAGTCCAGTGAGAGAATGTGTCACCTGAGTGCTCAAGATAcagcaccagcctggccaagtccAGGAGCCTCTTAAGAGCGAAGCTCAGGGTGCAGGACCTGAAAGGGTGTTAATCAGCcgcttccatttttttcttaatatgggAAGACTAGGTTTTGCTTGGCTTCTGGAAACCACTGTCATCTTGCTTTTCCTCCTACTTTAGCTCTTAGTCTCCTCTGCCGCtggcttttccttcttcctgactTTTCAAGCCCATCCTTGGACCTCTTATCTTCTCCATCAAAATTTTCTCCCTAGATGATTTTACTGAGGCCAATGGCTTAAATCCCTTATAAATACTGATAGCTCTAAATCCCTATCTTTAGCCTGACCTCCTGCCCTAGAATTCACATGTTGAACTGCCTAGTGGATTTCTCCACTTAGATGTCTAATAAGCATTTCAAACCTGCCCGAAATGAAACTTGATGACCACCCCCAAACCACTCTTCCCCGAGGAAATGGTGTCCCTGTTCCACCAGTTGCTCAGGCAAAAACCCTAGCAATCAGCCTCACTTGCTTCCATTGTCTCTCATCTCCCACATCAAACCCATTAGCAAGTTCTGTTGgttcttttttgaaatgtactCAGAGCCTACTTCTCACCACCTGCTCTGCTACGGTTCTAGCCCAAGCCACTGTCAGTCTCTCCCGGAGACACAAGCTGTACCTTCCCAACTTGCACCCCTGTGTCCATCCCTGCTCACTCAAAGCAACCCTTTGCAAACATCCAGAGtgatttttttgaaatgtaagtAAGAACCAGTCACTACCCTATTCAAATCCTCCAGGGGCTTCTCATTTCTCTTAGAACAAAACCCAGACTCCTGACTACAGCCCCAAAGCCCTACATGATCCTACCCCATTTACAACTCCAGGCTCATTATCTACCTGGTGCTCCCAGCCCCCAGATCTCCAGCACATCAGCCTCTTGGCTCTTTTTAGAACTCCCTGAGTTAACTCCTGTCTCAAGGACTTTCCTGTGCTTTTCCTTAGACTGGAGACACCCCTCCCAGTTCACATGGCTCACTCGCTTCATCCAGGTATCTTCTCCAATGTCCCCTCCTTGTGACCCCTGGATCTAAAGGAGTCAAACCACCCCACTCCTACCCTTATATTCTCATAGCTCCTCACACTGCCTCAGTTTTAGcaagatttcattaaaattttattgatgcttaaaattatattatatatttaaccATTTACTTGTTTAGTATCTGCGTCTTCCATTAGCAAGTAAgctctggccaggcgcggtggctcacgcctgtaatcccagcactttgggaggccgaggtaggcggatcacctgaggttgggagtttgagaccagcctggtcaacgtggtgaaaccccatctctactaaaaatacaaaaattagctgggtgtggtggcacgcacctgtaatctcagctacttgggaggctgaggcaggagaatcgcttgaacctgggaggcagaggctgcagtgagccaagatcgtgctactgcactccagcctgggcaacaaagggagactcaaaaaataaaaaataaaaaaataaataaagggagtctcaaaaacaaaaaacaaaaaacaaaaaacaaaagaaaaaaaaaaagaaagaaaaaaaaaagaaagaaaagaaaagaaaaagagaataagttccatgaaggcagaCATTGTCTGCTTTATTCATTGCTGAATACTCAACATCTAGAATTGTAGACCCTCCCTAGACACTTATTGGCTGAATGactaaaagaatgaatgagtggtTAGAAACAGTACTCATGTGGAAGAATATATAGCCACCTCTTATATACAGTTTCATTAATTCTCAGAAGTTTTCTATGGAAATTAGGGAGCAGATTATTTCCCCTGTTTATTGAAACCCAGAACTAACGATTCACTTGATGTTTACAGACCAATCCATCTGGAGGAAGTAGCTGCTGAACGTTGGTCTTTCAAGTGAAGTAAGTTAAGTATTATGTGTCTCTAATGTGTTTTAAACTTGTTTTATGTCAATTATATTATCACAACTTTGGAAGAAACTTTATTGGGacaaactttaatatttttttctggaaagtttttttttaaacaaacacaaaTGCAAAGTCACTGTAAAGTTCAAGAAGTAAACGATACCTTCTTTTAGTTATGACTGAAACGAAAGTACATCACCAACAATACCACACTTGCTTTGGCAATTTTTAGAAACCCCATTAAACCCCATTTAAAAGTAATGTTTAAAGTCTATACTTAAATaaccatttcaaagaaaaagctAGCATCCTGATTTCTGCAAAACATCCTCATTAAGACAATGTAACCATACAAAGAGATTTACTGTGTTTGAATAATATGGTCACAAGTGGTCCCCCTTACCTACCTCCACCCCTAAATGAGAAGAAATTTAGTATACTCATGGGGATATGAGGCCTGCCAAATACTTTTGGAAAAAATTCTGCTAAATTGTTTCTAGAAACTGCTAGTACTCTTAAGAGGGTCAACACATTCTACTATATCCAAAcacagttttttttctaattgcttgGTGCAAATGAACTTGTAAGATTAAAAGTATAAGATTTATTCCATGATCAGTGATGGAATCCTAATCCATCTTAAGCTGCATGCATGACAACTGGCATTTCCTAACATGTATTACGAgacagagaattttttaaaacttttgcctGAGGGCACATTCCCTTCCAAAAGcataagattttcttcttttgctttctcaAGTTATCATGCTAAACTTCATTCTTGATGGTTCATCTATTAAGGAAGCAAGATAGAAGGGAGAATCCATGATAGATTTATAAATTTGGGGCAAAATGTAACACAAAGCATTCCAATATGCAATTTCAAATCAAAACCTCAACTTGGGCAAGGGACATTAAATCAACCAACAACATTCTTTAGAAATGCCTGACATTCAATTGGATAGAATTATATATTGAAATAGATTGTAGGCATATTGCAAATGTTTTTCCTCTAGCATCTGGTAGTATCAAAGcccaggagggaaaaaaaaagggtgaCTGTGCCAGAATTAAAAAGTTGCCTCTTTGGATAAATATGTGGAAAGGATATGAATTAAGTTATCAAAAGGCTAGAAGAATTTGCTGAAAGTCAGAGGGGGAGGCGGTTTCTAAAAGCAATAAGCTATTTGGAATTTGGCAGCATGCAACTGAGTGCTTTGTATAGCTAGTATTATTAGCCAAATAAGGGTAAAATGACATTTCAAAggaggaaaatgaatgaatgaatacacgcATAGAAAGCAACAAGGCAATATCCTAATTTGTAAATGTAAGTAGTACTCATAGTGTCTAGATGTAATGTGGGATGAGCCCCAAGGGATATCAGGCACCTTCTCAATAAAGCCTTTTTAGATTTGAAAGAAAGTAGATGCTGGGTGCAgcgtacacacctgtaatctcaacgttttgggaggccgagacaggaggattgcttgaggccaggagtttgagaccaggctgggcaacatagtaagattttgcctttaaaaaataaaaattagctgggtgtggtggcatgtgcctgtagtcctagctacttgggaggctaaggtgggaggattgtttgagcccaggagtttatggctgcagtgagctgagattgctccactgtactccagcctaggtgacagagtgacaccctgtctcttaaaaaaaaaaaaagtagtgactTGTGATTTCTGCGACCTGGATACTGATTAAAGTAAGCTAACTGCTAAACAAACACTCCAGAACCTCAATGTTTATGGAAAGCTCAAGTGGGTGTTCCTGGGCAGTAGACCCTAGTCAGTCAGGGACCCAGACTCCTTCCATCTTGTGACTCTGCTCTCCTCTAGACTAGCATTATGTTCCTCTCCTTTTAGccaatggaagagaaaataaaataggaggaTATTATGAATGAAGAGTGACAGCTAAGCGCtgcggctcatgtctgtaatcccagcactttgggcggccgaggcgggcagatcacctgaggtcaggagctcaagaccagcctgaccaacatggagaaaccccgtctctactaaaaatacaaaactagtgGGGCGTGgcagtgcacctgtaatcccagttactctggaggcagaggcaggagaatcgcttgaatccaggagttggaggttgcagtgagccgagatcgcgccattgcactccagcctgggcaacaacaagagcaaaactccgtcaaataaataaataaataaataaataaataaataaataaacaagcccTCATATTCCATTGACCAGAACCCAGTGACACGACCACACCTAACTCCATAAGAGGCTGAGTAGTGTAACTGTGAGCTGAGAATTCTGAGGAAGCAGGTGTGAGTAATTAGTTTCTACTGCAAGTGGTACCATGGCATTGTACTCACTTGCTGAGGAATCTCTGTTCTATCCCCCTACGGTAAATTGTAAGTTCCTAGAACAGGATGGAGTTAGGTCTTATGTATCTTGGTATCTTTAACACTAACACTGGCATGGAGTTGTTGCTCCATTTGTAGTCAGTAGATGTGGATGCCTGGCTCACAAAGCCCAGCATGGTGACCTGGCGATGTTAAGACTGGTGTTCTGTGTTTTAATATTGCCAAGAAATACTTGCATTTTTCTCCCCTCCTCAAGATGGCCTCCCTGTGAAGACACTTCCAGAGGACACAGGGACCACATGCTAACAGTGGGCAAGGGACCCATCCTTTGTTAACTCTCATTGTGTCTTCAAGCTAGGAGAAGCCTTCAGAGGAAGGCGTCCTCACACTCTTCACCTCTAGAAGGATCGCCTAGACGGGGAGTCTGCATTCCTAGAAGACAAAGAACAGGGCGGAGGGTTTCTAGTGAAGCCCAACCTCAAGAATAAAAAGAGAGCCAAACTCGAACCAGACGTCCTTATCAGCCAAGAAAGAAGTCAGAAGTTACAGGCGAGTGAGCAGGACTATAGAACTTTAGAGAAATCCAAAATCTTATTCTGTCTCCATTTTGTTTCACTTAAAACAGAAACAGCCCCCGTGTGAATATTCAGGGACAACAGAGGAGGAAGGGGTTTCTTCAGGGCTGCACTCCAGTTTGCAATCAGGCTGGGGGAAGATGAATCCTAAGGAAGAGATGGCGGCAACAgtcccttattcttttttttttatacaaaagtacaaaccaaaccaaaaccaaaaccatacaacacaaaacaaaacccccaaaacaaaattacaaaacaaaaacgtgcaaaattacaaaacaaaaaacaaaacattttaagctttatttttaaaaacacaattaccATCAAAGAAAAATGGATACGTTGGACCTCATCAAATTACAACTTATGCTCTGTGAAAGACTCGATAAGGGGGAAAATGACAAGCTACAACAGGGAGGAAATATTCGCAGACCACATATCTGACAGAGGACCAGTATCTGGAATAcaaaaagaactctcaaaactcaacagtggAAACAAAATATCCATTTAGagaatgggcaaaggacacaaacaggcATTTCACCGGATTTACGGATGgcaaacatgaaaagatgctcaatatcactagcTATTAAGACCATGTTATATATACCTGTTAAAACAGCTGACATAAAAAATTGTGACACCACCATATGCTAGAGAAGATTCGGGGGAACTGGATCCTCAGCCACTtctgatgggactgtaaactggctCAGCCACTCTGGAAAAATAGTGTGGCAGTTTCATAAAAAACGAAACATACACTTAGCAAACAACCTAGCTATCAtactcctgggcatttattccaaagaaatgaaaatttatatccatacaaaaatctgtacacaaaactagaaacaagcaaAATATCCCTACACATGGGTTACAAATTGTGGTGCATccataccatagaatactactcagccatcaaaaggaacaaactattgatataaCTTGGATGGACCGCAGGGACATGAAGCTGAGTGAACAAAAGTCCATCTCAAGGAGTCACActattatgattccatttatgtaacattttaataatgataaaagcatagagatggagaacagattcATGGTTGCCAGGGTTGGGGATGGTGGGGAAGTAGGGGTGAAGGGAGAATAGACAGCATGAGGGAGAGCCTCATGGTGACAGAAGAGTTTTGTATCTCCATCGCTGCAGTGGTTGCACGAGTCTTACACACGTGATAAAATGGAACAGAACTGCAACACATGTGTTCTACTAATATAGATCTCTGGGTTTGTGTACTGTCCTACAGGTCAGTGAGATGTAACCACCGGAAGAGACTGTCTGCAGAGTACGTGGGATTTCTCTGTACTATTAGTACGTGGGACCTCTCTGTACTATTTCTACTACATTCTGTGAATGTCTAATTATATCTAAATGCAAGGTAAGACAAGAACAAAATTAGAACTGTGCTTTtggaaaaacagtattttacatttttaatttaatttaatttaatgttttttttagacagggtatcactgtgttgcccaggctggtctcaaactccttgcctcaagtgatccccctgtcttggcctcccaaagtgctgagattacaggcgcgagccattgtgcctatttttaattttaaaattaataatctcATTGTAAAATGTTTAAGAATATCTAAATGTTAAAGGAAAGTCCCCCATATTGTCTCACCCTTCAATCAATTGCAATCTCATGTGACAGAATAACTACTATGAACAGTCAGGTGTGGTGTGCATCTTATttgttacattctttttttttttttttttttttttttgagacagagtctcactctgtcacccaggctggagcgcagcggcaagatctcggctcactgcaacctccgcctcccgggttcaagcaattcttctgcctcagcttcccaagtaactgagactacatacaggcgtgcaccaccatgttcggctaatttttgtatttttagtagagacagggtttcaccatactggccaggctggtctcgaactcctgacctcgtgatcagcctgccttggcctcccaaagtgctgggattacaggcgtgagccaccgcaaccggcctGTTATAttcttatatacacatatatggacTTCTGGTTTTTTCCTCAAATGGAATCACTATGCTAATTCTTctgcaacctttttttttccacataataATACTACATCTTGGACATGTTTTCAAGATACCATAAACAGctctatctcattctttttaatagctgcatgGCATTgcattgtatggctataccatAATTGATTTAATCAGTCccataataataaacatttagatTGTGTCCAGTTCTTACCAAAAATGCTGCAGTGGATATTCCTCTACAAACATTTTGTGCAAATACTACATCTATAAGACAAATATAGGATTTTGATAGATAATGTCAAAttgctttcttaaaaatttgTAACAAGTTGTGGGTAAAAGCAGCTTTAAAGAGAACAGGAGGGCAGCTGCATCCCCAGGGCCTGGAAGGGAAGGGA
This region includes:
- the LOC112629752 gene encoding uncharacterized protein LOC112629752, giving the protein MLSRAVRPYSVFSLHNVCKSIRRKPEQCDDVGQEPGPSHPGGGSAVSQETHLDLSFTTGHVRKPLYLVPQRLRLEDCISKTILPWGLTDGCVWTSWGVLHGQYCAVKDEETET